In the genome of Bradysia coprophila strain Holo2 unplaced genomic scaffold, BU_Bcop_v1 contig_232, whole genome shotgun sequence, one region contains:
- the LOC119075671 gene encoding uncharacterized protein LOC119075671 has protein sequence MERNGKRKPTMNEQCESNWTESDGLRLQELFDNGLLSLADPISKIISLDKRFAKFNSRVLGSRLGRLRKNNASTSSVNGASRKDEVINLRASSETSDSDECSLICDNMPFLCFTYVDTSDEKEKVVILLDLPGGTKSYEWKFNDRGDGIILQVEWSRALYDVSSFSGFTAGDDQKLNAMQEMLSKQDISRKKIPKCRIQVSLGRKVRIDDDSWEATVIKHEGSKILMIEFSEYHEKIFKKLKRGSFADN, from the exons ATGGAAAGAAATGGTAAACGCAAACCAACAATGAATGAACAATGTGAAAGCAATTGGACGGAATCTGACGGATTACGCTTACAAGAATTGTTTGACAATGGATTGTTGAGTTTGGCAGAtccaatttcgaaaataataagCTTAGACAAACGCTTCGCGAAATTTAATAGTCGGGTTCTTGGAAGTCGTTTGGGACGgttaagaaaaaataatg CTTCCACTTCGTCAGTCAACGGTGCATCAAGAAAAGATGAAGTAATTAATCTACGGGCTAGTTCAGAAACGTCGGACTCAGATGAATGTAGTCTAATTTGTGACAACATGCCATTTTTATGCTTTACTTATGTGGATACCAGCGACGAGAAAGAAAAAGTCGTCATACTATTGGATCTTCCAGGTGGTACAAAAAGCTATGAATGGAAGTTCAACGATCGGGGTGACGGTATTATTCTACAAGTGGAATGGAGCCGTGCTCTATACGATGTTTCCAGCTTTTCAGGGTTTACTGCAGGAGATGATCAAAAGTTAAATGCGATGCAGGAAATGCTTTCGAAGCAAGATATTAGCCGaaagaaaattccgaaatGCAGAATCCAAGTTTCATTAGGCAGAAAAGTTCGCATAGACGATGATTCCTGGGAAGCTACCGTCATTAAACATGAAGGCAGTAAGATCCTCATGATCGAATTTTCGGAATATcacgaaaaaatttttaagaaattaaaacGAGGAAGCTTCGCGgataattaa